The following proteins come from a genomic window of Lolium rigidum isolate FL_2022 chromosome 5, APGP_CSIRO_Lrig_0.1, whole genome shotgun sequence:
- the LOC124652380 gene encoding arp2/3 complex-activating protein rickA-like has protein sequence MGKPLDVEQGGAGGAAVAGGGGGGGVRAVAGAIGRSVSFRCVFVLALAVGVLVPALSLLLPSRPKGYISDDPDVLAAQIKVGFTLEKPASFLTAHMDRIGSDIFEEIGVPNSKVSIVSMNSLTSKYSTHVVFGVLPYPKDASISLPALSVLRSSLVGMMLQQLNLSLTPSLFGHPSSIELLRFPGGITVVPVQSGSVWTSTVPLFNFVLNNSVYQILGNLTELKDQLELGLNLNSNERIYLQVRNEIGSSVEAPAIIEASVLDGTLLPYRLKQLAQLIKEPDVGNLGLNHSVFGKVKGVQLSSYLQHSISDLSPSPSPSPSPSPSPSPSPSPSVSVPVSLPPSGSVPYPGPPTFSLPPRASPPLPNTPPCFPCTHCNHFPPAGRPKLKPPCIGRDPKPPPFVHSPQPSVVPPPSVHKPYLPPASPPIPGHVDPPRPLPSPDHVPNAVPGPAYQMMPIHSPQVPNFRHSMPPRKKRSSRTTKSPPVAPSPYSLHS, from the exons ATGGGGAAGCCCCTCGATGTCGAGCAGGGCGGCGCGGGAGGCGCCGCGGTcgccggtggaggcggaggaggaggggtgcGGGCCGTCGCCGGCGCGATCGGCCGGTCCGTCTCGTTCCGGTGCGTGTTCGTGCTCGCGCTCGCCGTCGGGGTCCTCGTCCCGGCGCTGTCCCTCCTCCTGCCGTCCCGCCCCAAGGGGTACATCTCCGACGACCCTGACGTGCTCGCCG CTCAAATCAAGGTTGGTTTCACGTTGGAGAAGCCTGCGTCATTCCTCACTGCTCACATGGACAGAATAGGGAGTGACATATTTGAAGAGATTGGTGTACCTAATAGTAAG GTTTCTATTGTTTCGATGAACTCATTAACTTCTAAATACTCCACACATGTGGTTTTTGGTGTTCTTCCTTACCCAAAAGATGCTTCAATAAGTTTGCCAGCCCTTAGTGTACTGAGATCATCCTTAGTTGGGATGATGCTGCAGCAGCTGAACCTGTCCTTGACACCATCACTCTTTGGACATCCATCTTCCATTGAGCTCTTGAGATTCCCTGGAGGAATTACTGTTGTTCCTGTGCAGTCTGGTTCTGTATGGACGAGCACAGTCCCACTATTCAACTTTGTGCTGAACAACTCCGTTTATCAGATCTTGGGTAATCTTACAGAGCTAAAGGATCAGTTAGAACTTGGATTGAACTTGAACTCAAACGAG AGAATATATTTGCAGGTCAGGAATGAGATTGGTTCTTCAGTTGAAGCCCCAGCAATCATTGAGGCATCGGTGTTAGATGGGACTCTCTTGCCATATAGATTGAAGCAGCTAGCTCAGCTAATCAAAGAACCTGACGTGGGAAACCTTGGGCTTAATCACTCTGTATTTGGTAAAGTAAAAGGAGTCCAGTTGTCATCGTACCTACAACACTCGATCTCAGATTTGTCCCCTAGTCCATCTCCttcaccatctccatctccatctccatccccCTCTCCATCACCTTCTGTAAGTGTGCCAGTATCTTTGCCTCCATCTGGGAGTGTCCCCTATCCTGGACCCCCAACTTTTAGTCTGCCTCCTCGGGCTTCTCCCCCTTTACCGAACACCCCCCCTTGTTTTCCATGTACTCACTGTAACCACTTTCCTCCAGCTGGTAGGCCAAAGTTAAAACCACCCTGCATTGGTAGAGACCCTAAGCCGCCTCCATTTGTGCACTCACCACAGCCATCTGTTGTTCCACCCCCTTCAGTTCATAAACCATACCTTCCTCCAGCGTCTCCACCAATTCCTGGCCATGTAGATCCTCCCCGTCCCTTACCATCTCCTGACCATGTGCCAAATGCAGTCCCTGGACCAGCTTACCAAATGATGCCAATACATTCACCCCAAGTGCCTAATTTTCGACATTCTATGCCTCCACGGAAGAAACGAAGTAGCAGAACAACCAAATCTCCTCCGGTTGCTCCATCTCCATATT CTCTCCATTCCTGA
- the LOC124653723 gene encoding RHOMBOID-like protein 10, chloroplastic, producing MAPWLLLPSFPWPPPPPPGSSSGRGGGGGGGDGGDWKPNVVAAVAGVHLGRSLRRRLAGLLLRSPEVRHLEVLPKIGDIWFGGSQPVDTQQVLGALGNMLSASFVGSSAFFGGSRSGGRYIGNGNLQPRRPRGINSKKRLWTNVLLAVNILAYIAQIASQGKLLMWGAKVNSLINRGEFWRLGTSALLHGNLTHLAFNCFSLNSIGPAVELVTGPRRFLAVYFTSAVAGSLMSYFYCQSPSVGASGAIFGLVGAYAVYTWRHRKLLGHGKESLEQIARVVVLNMGMGLLSRGIDNWGHLGGLLGGVATAWFLGPDWQYQYVAKDGRVVFKDRAPIPQLLNSKRSQ from the exons ATGGCGCCGTGGCTGCTGCTCCCCTCCTTCCCAtggcctccccctccccctccaggctcctcctccggccgcggcggcggaggcggcggcggtgatggcgGAGATTGGAAGCCGAACGTCGTCGCAGCCGTCGCCGGCGTCCACCTCGGCCGTTCCCTCCGCCGTCGcctcgccggcctcctcctccgctcgcCG GAGGTGCGACATCTTGAGGTCTTGCCGAAAATAGGCGACATTTGGTTTGGGGGATCCCAGCCAGTGGACACACAGCAGGTTCTTGGGGCGCTGGGAAACATGTTATCCGCTTCGTTTGTCGGCAGTTCTGCTTTCTTCGGTGGGAGCAGATCAGGAGGGAGATACATCGGTAACGGAAATCTGCAGCCGAGACGGCCCCGTGGAATCAATTCGAAGAAGAGGCTCTGGACCAATGTTCTTCTTGCTGTTAATATTCT GGCTTATATCGCTCAGATAGCATCACAAGGGAAGCTTCTTATGTGGGGAGCAAAG GTCAACAGCCTGATTAATAGAGGGGAATTCTGGCGTTTGGGTACATCAGCTCTTCTTCATGGAAATCTTACTCATCTTGCT TTCAACTGTTTTTCTTTGAATTCCATTGGCCCTGCGGTGGAGCTCGTTACTGGCCCTAGAAGATTTCTTGCTGTTTATTTCACTTCCGCGGTGGCAG GTTCACTAATGAGCTACTTTTATTGCCAATCACCTTCTGTTGGTGCGTCAGGGGCCATTTTTGGATTG GTTGGTGCCTATGCTGTTTATACGTGGAGGCACAGAAAGCTTTTGGGGCATgggaaggaaagtttagagcaaaTAGCACGCGTGGTTGTCTTAAATATG GGTATGGGTCTCCTTTCAAGGGGCATCGACAACTGGGGTCAT TTGGGAGGCTTGCTTGGGGGAGTAGCCACGGCATGGTTTCTTGGTCCAGATTGGCAATATCAGTACGTAGCAAAGGATGGAAGAGTGGTATTCAAAGACAGGGCGCCCATTCCCCAGCTGTTGAACAGTAAAAGATCCCAGTAG